In Acidobacteriota bacterium, the sequence CTGGCCATCGCATCCTCCTCGGCGCGACAGGGAACACCGGTCAGGTACTTCGAGTCGAGATGCTCGGGGAAGATCAGTCCGCCATTCTCCGTGTGGCCGCCACAGGTCGCCGTGTACTTGGCATCGATCGGCTGCTTGCCATGCACCAGGACCTCCCCGCGGGTTTGCGATAACGCGCGATCGGAGAGCGGATGCTCCGCGCGCAGCCCCTTGTAGACCTGACAGCGCGGCGTGAAACAGATATCGAAACCACGATCGGCAAACTGATTACGATTGGCCCAGGCATAGGTCCGTGCGGCGACCGCCTGCGCTTTCAGCGCCTCGAGTTCGGGCCAGACCTCCGGCCCCAACTCGGCGGGCACCACACCACGCAGGTAACGTTCGAGATGGATCCAGTTGATCGCCTGCAGGGTCCCGAAGCCGGTGGTACGCACCTCGACCAGACCGCGATACGCCACATCCTCGACCTTGACCCCCGCGCTGCCGATCGGGACGATCGCCACCCGCCCCAGATCCAGGACCTGGGAGGCATAGCTCTCATCGACAAGACGGATACGGAAGCGGGCCGCCTCGCGTAACGGCTCCTCGGCGATCCAGATCGAGCCGAGTCCGGCGACCCGTAGCCGATCGACCAGGGGTTGAAGGCCCGCCCGGCGTTCCGACTCCCCCAGGCGAACACGCCAGTTGCCACGGTCCACGTCTTCGCGAACCACACCGCTGACACCGAATTGCTTTGTCAGCTTCTCCAGCTCCGCCTCGGCGGCATCCCGTCCACCGAAGGCGGCAACCTGGACGCGGAAGACACTCTGACGCCGATCCGTTGACGTCGCACTCGCGCCTGCAGGGTCCGCCGGGTCTTCCGCGACGAACCGCAACTCACCGCGATAGCGATCCCGCCAGACATCGGCGCCGCTTACGGGATCGATGACACGAAAACCGGAGCCGGCGACCCTCAGCGTGGCACCCTCATCGAGGCCGATCCGCATCCTGGGGGTCTTCTCGCCGAGCGCCGCCGCACGACGAGCGAGCGCATCGTCGACGGTATCCCCGAACACCTGCCCGGAGAGCCCGTACAACAACAGAAGCAAGAAGACGACGAGCCGTCTCACCCGCGATGCCCCGCGATCAGTGCGAGCGCTTCGTCACGACGGGCGCCCTCGGCCAACAGACCGGCGCCCCGCATCGTGGTCATCCGGCTACCTTCCTTCCGCACGCCACGCAACGACATGCAGGTATGCTCCGCGTGCAACACGACCAGGACGCCTCGCGGCTCCAGCACCTCGACAAGCGTGTCGACGACGCCACGCGTGAGATGTTCCTGGGTCTGCAGGCGACGGGAGTGAGCGTCGAGAACGCGGCCGATCTTGCTCAGTCCGGCAAGACGCCGACCGGGCAGGTAGGCCACATCCGCCGTGCCGAAGAACGGCAGCAGATGATGGACACAGATCGACGCGAAGCGCACGTCACGCACAAGGACCAACCCCTCGTCAGCGGCGCATGGAGTCCACGTGAGCTCCTCGCCCGGATCGAGGTCGTAGCCGGAGACCAGGTCGTCGCGCCAGGCCCGTGCGACTCGCTCGGGTGTCCGCTCGCGATCGTCCGCCTCGAAGCCGCCGCCGATACCGTCGAGGAACATGCGGATCCCCTCTTCCATCTTCTTCAGGTCCATCGGTTACTCGCCTCGATAGATCACGGAGCAGTTCTCCGTCTCGTGGAGCTCGATCTCGACCAGTCCGTCGAGACCTCTCGTCAGTTGCTGCCAGCACCAGACCGCCATCCGTTCGGCGGTCGGGTTGTCGATGATCTCATTGATGTAGCGATGATCCAACCGATTCACGACGTGCTCGCGGACGATGGTCTTCAGGTCGGAGAAGTCGATGGCCATGCCGCTCTCGGCATCGACCTCGCGATCGACGGTGACGAACAACTTGTAGGAGTGGCCGTGGAGCTCTTTGCACTTGCCCGGATGATTGGGAAGCTTATGAGCCGCCTCGAACGGGAATCGTCGTCGGACCTTCATTCGCGATTCCGGTTCCAGGCCTTGCGATCCCTAAAGATCTCGACACCGACCGAATCCACGATGCCGTCCAACACCGGGGTCTCCTTGCGGACCGTGATGCGGATCTCCTCGGCGGCGAAGTCGTCGAACAAGCGATCGAGGACGGCGACGGCGAACGACTCCAGCAACTTGTGCGAAGAACCGCGACCGAGCTCGATCACGCACGCGTGGACCTTGCGGTAGTCGATGGTCCGATGCACATTGTCTCCGCGACCGGAGGCCTCAAGGTCGAAGGTCAGCGAGACGTCGATGGACAGGCGACAGCCGACCTCACGCTCCATCCGCGTCAGGCCGTGGTAGCCGTGAAACTTGATTCCTTCGACGAAGATTCGGTCGCGCAAGGCGCCTCCCGCTAGAGATGGAAGTGTATCGTAATCCCGATTCAGGGAACCCGCAGGCCGGGAATCTCCGGATACTTCAACCCGCTGCCCGTGTTGAAGAGGACGACGGTCTCATGGGAATCGATCCAACCGATGTCCACGAGCTTCTGGGCGGCCGCGAGGGTGGCACCCCCCTCGGGCGCGGCGAAGATCCCCTCGCCACGACAGATCGCCAGTTGAGCCTTGGCCATTTCGCGTTCGGTGACCGCCAACGCGGTGCCCCGAGAGTCGCGGACCGCCCGCAGGATCAGATGATCGCCGATCGCCGCCGGAACCCTCAGGCCGCTGGCGTAGGTCCGCGGGTTCTCCCAGCGGGTCGCCCGCTCGACACCCTCCTCGAAGGCCCGCACCATCGGTGCACAGCCCTCGGCTTGCACGACGACCATCCGGGGACGCTGGCCGACTTCGATCAACCCGAGCTGCTCCATCTCCTCGAACGCCTTCCACATGCCGATCAGACCCGTGCCGCCACCGGTGGGATAGACGATGACATCCGGTAGCTTCCAGTCCAGCTGCTCGGCCAGTTCGTAGCCCATCGTCTTCTTGCCCTCTAGTCGATACGGCTCCCAGAGTGTCGACAGGTCGAACCAGCCGTGACGTGCCTTGCCCTCGCGGACGTGGACGCCACAGTCGGCGATATCGCCATCGACCAGATGGATCGTGGCACCGTGGGCCGCCGCCTCCAGTCGGAAGGGCTCCGGGGTCCACACCGGCAGGTACAGATCCACCGCCAGACCGGCCAGCGCACCGTAGGCCGCCGCCGCCCCACCGGCGTTTCCCGCCGACGGTAACGCGAGATGCCGGGCTCCAAGCTCTCGAGCCATCGTGACCGCGGTCGCCATCCCGCGGGCCTTGAACGATCCCGTCGGGTTGACCGACTCGTCCTTGATCCACAGCTGGTTCATGCCGTTCGCCGTACCGATGAAGCTGGCGCGGCGCAAGGGCGTCAGCCCCTCGCCGAGGGTCAGGACGTCCGAGCCTCCCGGTAGCACCTCGCGGTAGCGCCAGAGGTTGTTGGCGCGACCGGTCAGGGAGCCGCGATCCAGTGTGCGGGCGGCCTCGTCCAACCGGTACCGCGCCAGCAGCACACTCCGGCAATGCGTGCAGACGGTCTGCAGACGATCGACGTCGAAGGCCGCCTTGCAACGGGAGCACTCCAGCCATTCGAGTGTGGATTTCAAGGCGTCTCCCGGAGGCGAGGGTGCCACTCGCCCACCCTAGCGAACCCCCCTCCCCGGGGCAAGTTGTGACCGTCGGGCTTTTCCGGATCGTCGAATGCCGACTCTGCCGACCGGGGCCCCGGACCTTTCGACATGGACATCGTTTGGCCCCGGACCGGGACGTTAGTTTTGCGATAACACAAGCAACGGGGACACTTCGTGCGACGCAACACCTCTCTCATCTGCCTCGTGTGGGCGCTCGGCGTCGCCCTGGCTCCGGTGGCCGCCTCCACGTCCATCTATATGACACCGGAGGCGTTGGCCGAGCGCGCAACCGTCGTCGTCGAAGGCCAGGTCACCCGGATCGCGTCGGGGCCCGACGCCAACGGTCTGCGGGTGGCGACCTACATCGATCTCGACATCGATCAGGTCCATCGCGGACCCGCAGACCTGACAGGTTTGACCGTGCGCGAAGCGGGTGGCGTTGCCGGCGATCTGGTCCTCGAGATCGACGCCGCCCCCCACTACACGGTCGGCGAGCGTGTCTTCGTCTTTCTCGAAGCCGCGGACGACGGCGCCCTGCGAACCGTCGGTATGTTCTACGGTAAGTACAGCCTTGCGGGATCCGACAGCGATGACGTCGAGCCGGCCCGTCGAGACCTGGCCGATCGTGGTCGGATTTTCCGCGCACCGCTACGCGACGGCGACGACGACGTGGCCCCGGTCGAGGAGATCGACAAGCGGTCGCTGGTCTCCCTGACCGCCAGCATGGCGACGCCTCGACATCAGCGTCAGGGTCGTCTGGAATCGGCCGCGTCGACCGACAACTGGCGACCACGACCGGTGGAGTACGACGCCATCGACTGGCAACGGATCGAGGAGTGGCAGCCCACACCGGCCACCGACCGCGGCTTTGCCTCCGACCTGACGACCTACGAACTGGACGACCAGGATCTTCGCCCGCGATTCGTGGCGCTATCTTCCAGCAACCCCGCGCGCTGGGTTCAGTCCGACAGCGGCAGCGCCGTCGTGATCGACGTGGACCCGACAGGCAACCCCCTCGGCAACGACGCCCAGGCGACGGCCGAGATGGTCCGCGCCTTCGATGCGTGGAATGATGTCCCCGAGTCCCGCCTGCTGCTATCCCTCGGCAACGGCAACGACAACTTCGTCGCGACCCACGCACAGAGTCCGGCCGCCGCCTATCCCGACCGCAGCGTCATCCTGTTCGATGATCCGTACAACGACATCAGCAATCCCAGCGGCTGCTCCGGCGTCCTCGCCATCGGCGGCTACTGGCGAACCACCTCCATGGCCGGCATGGTCAACGGCGTCAACTTCCACCCCGTGCTGCGTCTCTACGTCATCTTCAACAATAACTTCTCGTGCTTCCTCGGTGACGCCGACAACCTGGCGGAGGTCGCCGCTCACGAGCTCGGTCATGGGATCGGTCTGGGTCACTCCTGGGTCTTCGACGCGCTGATGCGGTCGTCGGCCTACGGCGGTCGTGGCCCGCGTCTGGGTGACGACGATCTCGACGCCGCCCACTGTCACTACCCACACGCGGTGGGGATGGTCACACCGAACGGCGGCGAACAGCTGACCGTCGGCGAGACGTATGGGATCCAGTGGAGCGCCAGCGCAGAGAGCAGCGGCGACCCCGGAAGCGTCCGACTGCAACTTTCCACAGACGGCGGTCAAGCCTGGAGCACGATCGCCGACGGCACCGCCAACGACGGCTGGTACGACTGGACGGTTCCCGACACGCCGGGCACCGACATGCGGGTGCGGGTCGTCCGTCCCGCACGCATGGGCGCGAATCCCTCATTGTACGACGAGTTCTGTAGCGACGACGTCTCCAACAGCTCCTTCGAGATCGTCGCGGCGTCGCCTACCGAGCCCGGCGATATTGACCTCGGCTCGTTGCGTCTGGAACCCAGCGGCTTCGGCGACGTGCGTGTCAGCTGGGAGGCCGGCTGCTCGACGTCGATCTCCGGCTATACGGTCTACGAGGGCAGTCTGGCCACGCTTCGTGGCGGCCAGTACCAGGTGACGGCGGCCGTCTGCGACGCCGGCCTCGATCTCGAAGAAGTGCTCACTCCGTCCGGTGCGGATCGGTTCTATCTGGTGGTCCCCCACGACGCCTCCCGCGAAGGTGGGCTGGGGGTCGACTCGGATGGCACCCTGCGACCCGCACCGTCTTCGCCCTGCCGGGCTTCGACGACGGGGTCCAGCTGCTCCTAATCCCGTTGGATCGTGTGGGTTTGATTGACGTCAAACGCGCCTAACGTCTGTCGCGTGCCGTCGACCCACAGGATCTCGAGGGCATCGATCTTCGTGGCTTCACCCAGCCCGAAGGTCACCCTCGGGTCATTGCAGGCGAGGTAACTGTAACCGGAGCGAACGTCCTGACGTTCGGTGTGATCGCCGACCGAGGCGAACAACACGGCCCCCTCGGCATCCCGACCGGACCGCTCCAACACACGAAAGCGGACCCAGTTGCCGACATCCTCGTGGACGTTCATCAGCAGATGCGCCCGCTGGTCCTTGTTCACGACCAGGATATCGGGAGCCCCGTCGTCGTCGATGTCGCCGAATGCCGCCGCCCGGCTGGCCGCGATGAGGGGTTCGGTGGTCCCGCCCCGGGGAAGGACCTCATCGAAGGAACCCTGGTCTCTGCCCTTGAACAGGAGGTTGATCTCGGCGAAGCCGTCCTCGGCAAGACTCGATGGCGAACGCATCACCTTGCCGTTGGCCTGAAAGAGATCGAACTCGCCGTCCAGGTCGAAGTCCACCCAGCCGAGCCCGAAGCGTGTGTAGCGACGGCTGACGAGTCCCAGGCCGGTACGGGCCGTCACATCCGAGAAGTACTCCCCCTCGTTCCGATAGACCGAGTCGGTCTCGTCCACGAGGTTACAGACCATCAGGTCCAGGTCGCCGTCATCGTCGACGTCTCCTGCAGTCACACCCATGCCGGCCTTCGGCACGCCACCTTCCAGGTCGACCGCAACCCCCGCCACCAATGCACGGTCGATGAACGTCCCGTCCTGCTGGTTGACCCATAACTGATCGCCGATCCCGTCGTTGGCCACGAAGATATCCAACCAGTCGTCGCCGCTGAAATCGCCGAACACAAAACCAAGCCCGTTGCCGAAGCCCGCATCGAGACCGGCGGCCACCGTCACATCGGTGAATCGTCCTTCACCATCATTGCGATAGAGAGTATCCATCGACGGTGAGTCGTAGTTCAGCGGGCTACAGTAGTCCGGCTCCCCCATCGGGTTGGCGCAGTCCAGCTCCGTGGACTCCTGCCAGTTCAGGTAGTTGGCCACGAAGAGATCCAGGTCGCCGTCACGATCGTAGTCGAAGAAGCCCGCGCTGGTGCCCCAACCGTCATGCCCCACACCGGCGACGTCGGTGGCGTCGACGAACTTGCCGCTACCGTCATTCAGCAGCAGCGTGTTGGGTCCGAAGTTGGTGACATAAAGATCCACATCGCCGTCATCGTCCACGTCGCCGCACGCGACACCCATCCCGTAACCACTGCCGGCGCCTGCGCCGCTGTCCTGCACCTCGCGGAAGCGACCGTCGCCGAGGTTCTCGAATAGCTGGTTTCCGGGGGTTCGTTTTGCGGGGTCGGTGAGACTGCCGCTCTGCACCAGATAGGCGTCCAGGTCACCGTCATTGTCCATGTCGAACAGACCGCCGCCACCGGCCGCCGCCTCGGGCATCAGGTAGCGACCATCGTGACCCGAGCGATGGACGAAAGTCAGACCGCGGGCTGCGGCATCCTCCTGGAACCACGGCTCCGGCGTGTCTTCCTGGGGCTCCGTCGGCGGCGTACAGGCCAACGTCCCGAGCAACGAGCACGTCACGAGCAACTTAAGACAACTATCCCGCACCGCCACCCTCTTGCTGCTGTCGCCTGGACTGCTGGAGCAATTGGTTGACACGGTCCGGCTGACTCGGCCCCAGTTCCAACGCACGCACCAGCGCGGTCTCGGCGACGGCGGGATTGCCGGCGAACAACATCACCAGCCCGTAACGAACATGAAGGTCGGCATCCTGATCCTGCTGCTGGAGCGCCTCCTGGTAGCGTTCGGCCGCCGGCTCCCAACGTTTGAGCGTAGCCAGGCAGTCGCCCAGCGTCTCCAGAACCCGCGGATTCCCCGGATCGAGTCGTAGCGCCTCCTCGAGAGCGTCCACCGCGTCCTCGTTCCGCGCCAGTGCACGGAGCGCGGTCCCCTTGCGGATGTGGGCGAGGCTCTGCTCCGGCCGCAACTCGATGGATCGTTCGGCGTGACGCAACGCGCCGGCCGCGTCACGGGTCACGTAGTAGTAGGCCGACAGCTCCAGATGGACCCTCGGGTTCTCGGGGTGACGGTCCAGCGCGTCCTGTAAGACGACGAGGGCCTTCTCGTTCTTCCCGAGCCGCATCAGGACCTGCCCCATCTGTGCCAGCACACGGACGTCGTCGGGGTTACGCTCACGCAGGGACTGCAGCATCTGCAACGCGACGTCGTTCTGCCCGTCGTTGGCCAGCTGGATCGCCAACTGGACCTGGGCACCGTAGCCCACGCGATAACGCAGGACGTCGTTGCTCCAGAGATCGTCACGGATGACCTGGGATCCGCCGCCCCGCTTGAGGTGGTACTCGGCCCGCGTCATGTCGCCGAGCTGCCGGTAGGCGTTGCCAGCCAGCAGGTTGGCCAACGAATGGGTGGGATCTTTTCGCAGGATCTCCCGGGCCGCGACCAGCGCCTCTTCGGCCTGCCCTTTCTCGAGGGTCACGCGCACACGACCCAGGCGGGCCTGCACGTTTCCGGGGTTCAGTTCGAGCGCGCGATCGAAGTCCGTCGCCGCACGATCCACATCGCCCAGTTCGAAATGCCAACCGCCACGACGCCAGTAGCTGGGGACGTAGTCCGGCTGCAACGCGATGGAGCGTCCCATCGACTCGATGGCCGCCTCCAGATCGCCTTCGCGATGTTGGAGTCGAGCCAGGTGGTACCACGCCACCGGCTGCTCGGCGTCCAGGGTCAGGGACTGCACGAAAGTCGCCGCCGATTCTACGAACAGCTCGTTGGCCTGATAGACCATGGCCAGCCGGGTCCGTGGCTCCGGGTTGGACGTGTCCTTCTCGACGTCCAGGAGCATCTGTTGCACCAGAGCGGCGACGGTCGAATCCAGGGCACTCATATCCGCCGGCCGAGGGATCGGTCCGAGCGCTTCGGGTGCCGAGGGGCCACAGCCAGGCGAGAGCAGGAGCCCCAGGCCGAGCCCCACGACGATCCAGAGTCCGCGAATCTTCCGCCCCACGCCTCGATCTCCTACCGGGAAACGTCGTCTACTCCAATATACTCGACCGTCGAGAGATTACCGGCCCAGGAGGATCCGATGAAGCGTAAGCCGAGGCCCATCCGGACCGCGGACCGTCTGCACGGGGATCAACGCGACACCGCCGAAGCCGGCACGGGTGCCTTCGCGGCGGTTTATGCGATGGTCCGCCGAATCCCACGCGGTCACGTCATGACCTATGGACAGATCGCCAACGAGATCGAGGATCGACTCTCGCCCCGTGCGGTGGGCTGGGCGCTGAATGGCTGCCCGTCGGATGTCCCCTGGCAACGGGTGGTCAACGCGACCGGAGGCTGCTCCACCGATCGACTTGCCGACAGCCCCCGGGGACTTCAGCGAGCGCTACTGGAAGAGGAAGGGATCGCCTTTCGTGACAACGGGACGCTGGACCTTCTGACCTACCGCTGGATCCCCGCGGACTAACCCTCGAAGCGGATGCGCGCGAAGCGGCGCTTGCCCACCTTGACCAGCCAGGCGTCCCCCCCGGCGACCGCCCGCTCGAACGTGCCCTCGCCGACCCGCTCCCCGTCGATGGCCACTGCGCCTTGCTTGAGAAGACGGTTGGCCTCGGTCTTGGAACTGGCCAGTCGGGTGTCCGCCAGAAGTTGTGGCAGGAAGGTCTTGCCGTCGCCGACAGCGAAGGTGAACTCCGGGACGTCCTCGGGTGTGCCCTTGTTCTGGAAGACCCGGCTGAACTCTTCCCGCGCCTTCTGTGCCGCCGCCTCGCCATGGAACCCGGCGATGATTCGTGCGGCCAGCCCCTCCTTGGCCTTCTTCGGGTGGAGCGTGCCGTCTTCCGACAACCTTCGCATCTCCGCGATGCCGTCCAGCGATACATCCGTACAGAGCTCGTAGTAACGCCACATCAGGTCGTCGCTGATCGACATCAACTTGCCGAAAACCTGGACGGGGTCCTCCTCGACACCGACGTAGTTGTCGAGAGACTTGGACATCTTCTCGATGCCGTCGAGTCCCTCGAGTAGCGGCGTCGTCAGTACGACCTGCGGCGGAAGATCGTAGCCGGGCATGATATCCCGCCCGACGTTCAGGTTGAACAGTTGATCGGTGCCACCCAGCTCGACATCCGCCTTCAGATAGACCGAATCGTAGGCCTGGGCCAACGGGTAGAGAAACTCGTGAATCGAGATCGACTGGCCGGCGTTGTAACGTTTCTTGAAGTCGTTGCGCTCCAACATCCGCGCAACGTTGTAGCGTGCCGCCAGACGAACGAAGCCGTCAGAGCCCAACTCGTCGAGCCATTCGCTGTTGAAGCGAATCTCCGTCTCGTCGGGGTCGAGGACCTTGAAGCACTGCCGCTTGTAGGTTTCGGCGTTGGCGAGGATCTCCTCGTTGGACAGGGCCGGCCGCGTCTTCGATCGACCGCTGGGATCGCCGATGCGTCCCGTGAAGTCGCCGATGACGAAGATCACCCGGTGACCGAGATCCTGAAAGTGACGCATCTTTCGCAGCAGCACGGTATGACCGAGATGCAGATCCGGCGCCGTCGGATCGAAGCCCACCTTGACCAGCAGCGGCCGCTCGTTCTTGCGGGAGTCCTGAAGTTTTTGCTTCAGCTCGTCACGCCGGAACAGGTCCACCGAGCCCCGCTCGAGGAGTGCGAGTTGCTCGTCGACGTCGGCGAAAATCGATTGGCTCAAGACGACCTCATGGGGTTGCGACCGGATCGACGGGGATTCTAACAAACCGTTGCACGGGAAGCCTCAGAGGAGTCCCCGCTCCCGCAGGCTGGTGTAGCCGTCGCGGGTGACGACCAGATGATCGAACAGTTCGATACCCAGCAGTTCGGCCGCCGACGCGACGCTTCGGGTGAACTCGATATCCTCCGGCGACGGGTCCCGGCAGCCGCTCGGATGGTTGTGGGCCAGCAGGAACCCGAACGCCAGATGGACGATGGCGGGATGAAGAATCTCTCTTGGATGGGCCCGGGTGATGTTCAGACTGCCGACGGAGATCGTCTCGCGATGGATCATCCCGTTCTGGGGATCCAGGTAGAGCCCGACCAGATGCTCCTTGGTCTGCCGACCCAGCTCCCTGAGGTGTCCCCAGGCATCGGACGGGCCGCCGATCCGCGGACGCCGGGGTTCCGGTTGGTCGCCTACGAGCCGTCGTCCCAACTCCACCGTCGCCTGCAACCTTGCGGCGGGCTCCAGCGGCAGCCCCGACTCGGCGCGGAGACGGTCGAGGGGCCAGCCGCGGATGGCCTCGATGCCGTGCTCCCCGATCATGCGGGTCACCGCCTGCGCCCGCTGGACCGGTTGCACCTCAAGCGCCAGGACCAGTCCCAGCAGCTCGTCCTGGGTCAGGGCCTCGACGCCCTGCCCACGCAGCCGTTCGCACAGATGACGC encodes:
- a CDS encoding GTP cyclohydrolase I; translated protein: MDLKKMEEGIRMFLDGIGGGFEADDRERTPERVARAWRDDLVSGYDLDPGEELTWTPCAADEGLVLVRDVRFASICVHHLLPFFGTADVAYLPGRRLAGLSKIGRVLDAHSRRLQTQEHLTRGVVDTLVEVLEPRGVLVVLHAEHTCMSLRGVRKEGSRMTTMRGAGLLAEGARRDEALALIAGHRG
- the queD gene encoding 6-carboxytetrahydropterin synthase QueD; this translates as MKVRRRFPFEAAHKLPNHPGKCKELHGHSYKLFVTVDREVDAESGMAIDFSDLKTIVREHVVNRLDHRYINEIIDNPTAERMAVWCWQQLTRGLDGLVEIELHETENCSVIYRGE
- the folB gene encoding dihydroneopterin aldolase → MRDRIFVEGIKFHGYHGLTRMEREVGCRLSIDVSLTFDLEASGRGDNVHRTIDYRKVHACVIELGRGSSHKLLESFAVAVLDRLFDDFAAEEIRITVRKETPVLDGIVDSVGVEIFRDRKAWNRNRE
- a CDS encoding threonine synthase, which produces MKSTLEWLECSRCKAAFDVDRLQTVCTHCRSVLLARYRLDEAARTLDRGSLTGRANNLWRYREVLPGGSDVLTLGEGLTPLRRASFIGTANGMNQLWIKDESVNPTGSFKARGMATAVTMARELGARHLALPSAGNAGGAAAAYGALAGLAVDLYLPVWTPEPFRLEAAAHGATIHLVDGDIADCGVHVREGKARHGWFDLSTLWEPYRLEGKKTMGYELAEQLDWKLPDVIVYPTGGGTGLIGMWKAFEEMEQLGLIEVGQRPRMVVVQAEGCAPMVRAFEEGVERATRWENPRTYASGLRVPAAIGDHLILRAVRDSRGTALAVTEREMAKAQLAICRGEGIFAAPEGGATLAAAQKLVDIGWIDSHETVVLFNTGSGLKYPEIPGLRVP
- a CDS encoding matrixin family metalloprotease, whose translation is MRRNTSLICLVWALGVALAPVAASTSIYMTPEALAERATVVVEGQVTRIASGPDANGLRVATYIDLDIDQVHRGPADLTGLTVREAGGVAGDLVLEIDAAPHYTVGERVFVFLEAADDGALRTVGMFYGKYSLAGSDSDDVEPARRDLADRGRIFRAPLRDGDDDVAPVEEIDKRSLVSLTASMATPRHQRQGRLESAASTDNWRPRPVEYDAIDWQRIEEWQPTPATDRGFASDLTTYELDDQDLRPRFVALSSSNPARWVQSDSGSAVVIDVDPTGNPLGNDAQATAEMVRAFDAWNDVPESRLLLSLGNGNDNFVATHAQSPAAAYPDRSVILFDDPYNDISNPSGCSGVLAIGGYWRTTSMAGMVNGVNFHPVLRLYVIFNNNFSCFLGDADNLAEVAAHELGHGIGLGHSWVFDALMRSSAYGGRGPRLGDDDLDAAHCHYPHAVGMVTPNGGEQLTVGETYGIQWSASAESSGDPGSVRLQLSTDGGQAWSTIADGTANDGWYDWTVPDTPGTDMRVRVVRPARMGANPSLYDEFCSDDVSNSSFEIVAASPTEPGDIDLGSLRLEPSGFGDVRVSWEAGCSTSISGYTVYEGSLATLRGGQYQVTAAVCDAGLDLEEVLTPSGADRFYLVVPHDASREGGLGVDSDGTLRPAPSSPCRASTTGSSCS
- a CDS encoding CRTAC1 family protein codes for the protein MRDSCLKLLVTCSLLGTLACTPPTEPQEDTPEPWFQEDAAARGLTFVHRSGHDGRYLMPEAAAGGGGLFDMDNDGDLDAYLVQSGSLTDPAKRTPGNQLFENLGDGRFREVQDSGAGAGSGYGMGVACGDVDDDGDVDLYVTNFGPNTLLLNDGSGKFVDATDVAGVGHDGWGTSAGFFDYDRDGDLDLFVANYLNWQESTELDCANPMGEPDYCSPLNYDSPSMDTLYRNDGEGRFTDVTVAAGLDAGFGNGLGFVFGDFSGDDWLDIFVANDGIGDQLWVNQQDGTFIDRALVAGVAVDLEGGVPKAGMGVTAGDVDDDGDLDLMVCNLVDETDSVYRNEGEYFSDVTARTGLGLVSRRYTRFGLGWVDFDLDGEFDLFQANGKVMRSPSSLAEDGFAEINLLFKGRDQGSFDEVLPRGGTTEPLIAASRAAAFGDIDDDGAPDILVVNKDQRAHLLMNVHEDVGNWVRFRVLERSGRDAEGAVLFASVGDHTERQDVRSGYSYLACNDPRVTFGLGEATKIDALEILWVDGTRQTLGAFDVNQTHTIQRD
- a CDS encoding tetratricopeptide repeat protein; this encodes MGRKIRGLWIVVGLGLGLLLSPGCGPSAPEALGPIPRPADMSALDSTVAALVQQMLLDVEKDTSNPEPRTRLAMVYQANELFVESAATFVQSLTLDAEQPVAWYHLARLQHREGDLEAAIESMGRSIALQPDYVPSYWRRGGWHFELGDVDRAATDFDRALELNPGNVQARLGRVRVTLEKGQAEEALVAAREILRKDPTHSLANLLAGNAYRQLGDMTRAEYHLKRGGGSQVIRDDLWSNDVLRYRVGYGAQVQLAIQLANDGQNDVALQMLQSLRERNPDDVRVLAQMGQVLMRLGKNEKALVVLQDALDRHPENPRVHLELSAYYYVTRDAAGALRHAERSIELRPEQSLAHIRKGTALRALARNEDAVDALEEALRLDPGNPRVLETLGDCLATLKRWEPAAERYQEALQQQDQDADLHVRYGLVMLFAGNPAVAETALVRALELGPSQPDRVNQLLQQSRRQQQEGGGAG
- a CDS encoding MGMT family protein — its product is MKRKPRPIRTADRLHGDQRDTAEAGTGAFAAVYAMVRRIPRGHVMTYGQIANEIEDRLSPRAVGWALNGCPSDVPWQRVVNATGGCSTDRLADSPRGLQRALLEEEGIAFRDNGTLDLLTYRWIPAD
- the tyrS gene encoding tyrosine--tRNA ligase — protein: MSQSIFADVDEQLALLERGSVDLFRRDELKQKLQDSRKNERPLLVKVGFDPTAPDLHLGHTVLLRKMRHFQDLGHRVIFVIGDFTGRIGDPSGRSKTRPALSNEEILANAETYKRQCFKVLDPDETEIRFNSEWLDELGSDGFVRLAARYNVARMLERNDFKKRYNAGQSISIHEFLYPLAQAYDSVYLKADVELGGTDQLFNLNVGRDIMPGYDLPPQVVLTTPLLEGLDGIEKMSKSLDNYVGVEEDPVQVFGKLMSISDDLMWRYYELCTDVSLDGIAEMRRLSEDGTLHPKKAKEGLAARIIAGFHGEAAAQKAREEFSRVFQNKGTPEDVPEFTFAVGDGKTFLPQLLADTRLASSKTEANRLLKQGAVAIDGERVGEGTFERAVAGGDAWLVKVGKRRFARIRFEG
- the radC gene encoding DNA repair protein RadC codes for the protein MYGARRQDRTRQRRRPRHLCERLRGQGVEALTQDELLGLVLALEVQPVQRAQAVTRMIGEHGIEAIRGWPLDRLRAESGLPLEPAARLQATVELGRRLVGDQPEPRRPRIGGPSDAWGHLRELGRQTKEHLVGLYLDPQNGMIHRETISVGSLNITRAHPREILHPAIVHLAFGFLLAHNHPSGCRDPSPEDIEFTRSVASAAELLGIELFDHLVVTRDGYTSLRERGLL